In the genome of Populus trichocarpa isolate Nisqually-1 chromosome 6, P.trichocarpa_v4.1, whole genome shotgun sequence, one region contains:
- the LOC7458490 gene encoding transcription initiation factor IIF subunit alpha isoform X2 codes for MSFDLQLQPSCSGCGSTTDLYGSNCKHMTLCLTCGKTMAENRGKCFDCGAIVTRLIREYNVRASTSSEKNYFIGRFVTGLPGFSKKKNAENKWSLLKEGIHGRQITDTLREKFKNKPWLLEDETGQFQYQGHLEGSQSATYYLLMMSGKEFVAIPAGSWYNFNKVAHYKQLTLEEAEEKMKNRRKTADGYERWMMKAAHNGAAAFGEVEKPDDKDGVSAGGRGGRKKANGDDDEGNVSDKGEEDEEEEAGRKSRLGLNKGGGDDDEEGPRGGDLDMDDDDIEKGDDWEHEEIFTDDDEAVAIDPEEREDLAPEVPAPPEIKQDEEDEDEENEEGGLSKSGKELKKLLGKANGLNESDAEDDDDDDDMDDDISPVLAPKQKDAVPKEEPADNSPAKPTPPGSAKGTPSTSKSAKGKRKLNADDAKTSNGAPVKKEVKPTVKEESSPATKGTATPKIMPSSSKTGPTSGPTGPVTEEEIRAVLLQNGPVTTQDLVARFKSRLRTPEDKKAFADILRRISKIQKTSGSNFVVLRDKR; via the exons ATGTCGTTCGATCTTCAGTTACAGCCGTCGTGTAGTGGCTGTGGCAGCACCACAGATTTGTACGGAAGCAATTGCAAGCATATGACGTTGTGCTTGACTTGTGGCAAAACAATGGCGGAGAATCGCGGCAAATGCTTTGATTGTGGCGCTATCGTTACTCGCCTGATTCGA GAGTATAATGTGAGGGCGAGTACGAGTAGcgaaaagaattattttataggAAGATTTGTGACCGGATTGCCAGGTTtttcgaagaaaaaaaatgccgAGAATAAATGGTCTTTGCTGAAAGAAGGAATTCATGGTCGCCAAATTACTGATACTTTGCGG GAGAAGTTTAAGAATAAGCCATGGCTTTTGGAGGATGAAACTGGGCAGTTTCAGTATCAGGGTCATCTTGAAGGGTCGCAATCGGCGACTTATTATCTGTTGATGATGTCTGGGAAAGAGTTTGTTGCTATTCCTGCTGGTTCTTG GTACAACTTTAACAAGGTTGCGCACTATAAGCAACTTACCTTGGAGGAAGCggaagagaagatgaagaatAGGAGGAAGACTGCAGATGGATATGAAAGGTGGATGATGAAAGCTGCACATAATGGAGCTGCTGCATTTGGTGAGGTGGAGAAGCCAGATGATAAGGATGGTGTTTCAGCTGGTGGAAGGGGAGGTCGGAAAAAAGCAAacggtgatgatgatgagggCAATGTGTCTGACAAGGGAGAGGAAGACGAGGAGGAAGAGGCGGGAAGGAAGAGTAGGCTTGGACTCAATAAAGggggtggtgatgatgatgaagaaggtCCAAGAGGAGGTGATCTTGAtatggatgatgatgatattgagAAGG gcGATGATTGGGAGCACGAAGAAATTTTCACTGATGATGATGAAGCTGTTGCCATTGATCCTGAGGAACGGGAAGATTTAGCCCCTGAAGTTCCTGCTCCTCCTGAAATCAAGCAG GATGAAGAGGACGAGGATGAGGAGAATGAGGAGGGAGGACTGAGCAAATCTGGGAAAGAGTTGAAGAAGCTACTTGGGAAAGCAAATGGTCTGAACGAGTCAGATgcagaagatgatgatgacgatgatgac ATGGATGATGATATTTCTCCTGTACTGGCTCCAAAGCAGAAGGATGCTGTGCCAAAGGAGGAACCTGCTGACAATAGTCCTGCAAAACCAACGCCACCTGGTTCTGCTAAGGGAACCCCTTCTACCTCCAAGTCAGCTAAGGGGAAAAGAAAACTGAATGCTGATGATGCAAAAACTTCTAATGGTGCACCTGTGAAGAAG GAAGTAAAACCTACCGTGAAAGAAGAAAGCTCTCCTGCTACTAAAGGTACTGCAACTCCTAAAATAATGCCATCATCGTCAAAAACCGGGCCAACATCAGGGCCAACTGGCCCTGTCACCGAGGAAGAGATTAGGGCTGTTTTGTTGCAAAATGGACCCGTAACTACACAGGATCTGGTGGCTAGGTTTAAATCACGACTAAGGACTCCTGAG GACAAGAAGGCTTTTGCGGATATTCTAAGGAGAATTTCTAAGATTCAGAAGACCAGTGGATCTAACTTTGTTGTGTTGAGGGACAAACGATAA
- the LOC7458489 gene encoding uclacyanin 1 gives MAVVKKMLMLLVLVSVSLGVGAQVHHIVGGERGWDPYADLGLWSSARTFRVGDKIWFTHSAAQGKIAEVETKEEYLTCDVSNPIRMYTDDIDSISLDGEGIRYFTSSNSGKCKSGLKLHVEVVPEGKTDTTTATPQVVTSESSDKAVAAPPEISGSAHIGASLALLVAGFWLCYMGV, from the exons ATGGCAGTGGTCAAGAAGATGTTGATGCTTCTGGTTCTAGTTTCTGTGAGCCTTGGTGTTGGAGCCCAGGTGCACCATATTGTTGGAGGGGAACGTGGCTGGGACCCTTATGCTGATCTTGGTCTTTGGTCCTCCGCTAGAACTTTCAGAGTTGGAGACAAAATTT GGTTCACCCACTCAGCAGCACAGGGTAAAATAGCTGAGGTGGAGACCAAAGAAGAATACCTGACGTGTGATGTGAGCAATCCAATCAGAATGTACACAGATGACATTGATAGCATCTCTCTTGATGGAGAAGGGATTCGTTACTTCACAAGCAGCAATTCTGGTAAGTGCAAGAGTGGCCTGAAATTACATGTGGAGGTGGTTCCAGAAGGGAAAACTGATACCACCACCGCCACCCCACAGGTTGTCACATCAGAAAGCTCTGACAAGGCTGTTGCTGCTCCGCCTGAAATTTCAGGTTCAGCCCATATTGGTGCAAGTCTTGCTTTGTTAGTGGCTGGATTTTGGTTGTGCTACATGGGTGTTTAG
- the LOC7463664 gene encoding fumarylacetoacetase encodes MALKSFIEVGPDSHFPIQNLPFGIFKPEPTSPPRPGVAIGDYVLDLSTISVSGLFDGPFLSGSDCFLQPNLNKFLALGRPAWKEARATLQNLLSADEAKLRDNPNLREKSLVPMSKVEMLLPIAIGDYTDFFSSMHHARNCGIMFRGPENAINPNWFQLPIAYHGRSSSIVVSGTDIIRPRGQGHPSGNSPPYFGPSRKLDFELEMAAVVGPGNELGKPVDVNEAGDHIFGLVLMNDWSARDIQAWEYVPLGPFLGKSFGTTLSPWIVTLDALEPFACDAPKQDPQPLPYLAEKISKNYDISLEVQIKPAGQEDSCVVTRSNFNHLYWTVTQQLAHHTINGCNLRPGDLLGSGTISGPEPESYGCLLELTWNGQKSLSLNGTTRKFLEDGDEVVFSGCSKGDGYKVGFGTCSGKILPSP; translated from the exons ATGGCTTTGAAATCCTTCATCGAAGTCGGCCCTGACTCTCACTTCCCTATCCAGAACCTTCCGTTCGGTATCTTCAAGCCTGAACCTACTTCGCCTCCCAGACCCGGCGTAGCGATCGGCGATTACGTGTTGGACTTGTCCACCATCTCTGTTTCCGGCCTCTTTGATGGTCCGTTTCTCTCCGGCTCCGATTGCTTCCTCCAG CCAAATTTGAACAAGTTCCTAGCGTTGGGAAGGCCAGCGTGGAAGGAAGCACGGGCGACGCTTCAAAACTTATTATCAG CTGATGAGGCTAAGTTGCGTGATAATCCGAATCTGAGGGAGAAATCGCTTGTTCCGATG AGCAAAGTGGAAATGCTACTTCCAATTGCGATAGGGGATTATACGGATTTCTTTTCATCAATGCATCATGCGAGGAATTGCGGAATAATGTTTCGAGGGCCAGAGAATGCGATTAATCCTAACTG GTTCCAGCTTCCCATTGCATATCATGGACGATCTTCGTCTATTGTTGTATCTGGGACGGATATTATTCGACCAAG AGGTCAAGGCCATCCAAGTGGAAACTCCCCACCATATTTTGGACCTTCAAGGAAGCTAGACTTTGAATTAGAAATG GCTGCTGTAGTTGGTCCTGGAAATGAATTGGGTAAACCTGTGGATGTTAATGAAGCTGGAGATCATATTTTTGGACTTGTATTGATGAATGATTGGAGTG CTAGAGATATTCAAGCATGGGAATACGTGCCTCTTGGGCCTTTTCTTGGAAAGAGTTTCG GTACAACATTATCCCCTTGGATTGTGACACTTGATGCTTTAGAGCCATTTGCTTGCGATGCCCCAAAACAG GATCCCCAGCCCTTACCATATCTGGCTGAAAAGATATCGAAAAACTATGACATTTCATTAGAG GTTCAAATCAAACCAGCTGGTCAAGAAGATTCATGTGTGGTCACAAGAAGCAACTTCAATCACTT GTATTGGACAGTGACTCAACAGCTTGCACACCATACAATAAATGGTTGCAACTTAAGGCCAGGGGATCTACTTGGAAGTGGGACGATCAGTGGACCT GAGCCAGAATCTTATGGATGCTTGTTAGAGCTGACATGGAATGGACAAAAGTCACTCTCACTAAATGGAACAACAAGGAAATTCCTTGAAGATGGAGATGAAGTCGTGTTCAGTGGATGTTCCAAG GGAGACGGTTACAAAGTGGGGTTTGGCACATGCTCTGGAAAAATCCTGCCATCACCCTGA
- the LOC7458491 gene encoding spore wall protein 2 — protein sequence MGSATNMFSCLEDDGEVSTIIEERDQKKLKEEEEMEQKKLMEMQKKLKKQQERERKQSELTHMLMKALPFKFPHHHQRRLPSLRQQNQNGDAKNHGEGSKKNYGGEGSNNVSEWDQGRDAKQPSSSDQKINVSENDLGGDGEEKVDDDNNDNGAEGGNVVVAVDEQKDSKTSKKRFNKKKSEADDKSVKSDKKDEDYLTMMTLAEYEKELEKRKASDEKTDLESKETLDNALESDPEERKLTLDKDFDSMQLLQNETHEDDALFIKVVSKHIKRVRGASQQEGERPNGGQQSINGERPVGGPYRREKWRAPNAGPQFNGERPRSGNGEPRYDGERPNSNGHGVEGKKPDGRRYYGERPHSSTRGHGVEGKEPNGRRESKGPNGDQGERRSGSGGSNGPVHDLTLKDSRKFPDIEDTNQFPALGGARKA from the exons ATGGGGAGTGCGACTAACATGTTCTCCTGTTTAGAGGATGATGGGGAGGTTTCAACAATCATCGAGGAGAGGGATCAGAAGAAGttgaaggaagaagaggagatgGAGCAAAAGAAGTTGATGGAGATGCAAAAGAAGTTGAAGAAACAACAGGAGCGGGAGAGAAAGCAATCTGAGCTGACTCACATGCTCATGAAAGCCTTGCCTTTCAAGTTTCCTCATCATCATC AACGGAGGCTCCCGAGTCTCAGACAGCAGAATCAGAATGGCGATGCAAAGAACCATGGTGAAGGGTCTAAGAAGAACTATGGTGGTGAAGGGTCTAATAATGTCTCGGAGTGGGACCAGGGCAGGGATGCAAAGCAACCTAGCAGTAGTGATCAGAAGATTAATGTCTCCGAAAATGACCTTGGTGGTGATGGGGAAGAGAAGGttgatgatgataacaatgaTAATGGGGCTGAAGG GGGtaatgttgttgttgctgttgatgAACAAAAAGATTCCAAGACTTCCAAGAAGAGGTTCAACAAGAAGAAATCTGAAGCTGATGATAAATCTGTAAAGAGTGACAAGAAGGACGAGGATTATTTAACCATGATGACTCTGGCAGAGTATGAGAAGGAGCTTGAGAAGAGGAAAGCTTCTGACGAAAAGACTGATCTGGAGAGCAAAGAAACTCTTGACAACGCTTTGGAATCTGACCCTGAAGAGAGAAAGTTAACTCTTGACAAGGATTTTGATTCGATGCAACTTTTGCAGAACGAGACTCATGAGGATGATGCCCTATTCATCAAGGTGGTAAGTAAACATATCAAAAGGGTCCGTGGTGCATCACAACAAGAGGGCGAAAGGCCTAATGGCGGCCAACAGTCCATTAATGGAGAGAGACCTGTTGGAGGACCGTATAGACGTGAGAAATGGAGGGCGCCGAATGCCGGCCCGCAGTTTAATGGAGAAAGACCAAGGAGTGGCAATGGCGAACCCAGGTACGATGGGGAGAGGCCTAACAGTAATGGTCATGGAGTCGAGGGCAAGAAGCCTGACGGCCGTAGGTACTATGGGGAGAGGCCTCACAGCAGCACCAGGGGTCATGGAGTAGAGGGCAAGGAGCCTAATGGTAGAAGGGAAAGCAAAGGGCCTAATGGAGATCAAGGCGAAAGGCGTTCCGGCAGTGGTGGAAGCAATGGACCAGTTCATGATCTAACCCTCAAGGATTCAAGGAAATTTCCTGACATTGAAGATACCAATCAATTTCCCGCCCTTGGAGGAGCTAGAAAAGCATAA
- the LOC7458490 gene encoding transcription initiation factor IIF subunit alpha isoform X1: protein MSFDLQLQPSCSGCGSTTDLYGSNCKHMTLCLTCGKTMAENRGKCFDCGAIVTRLIREYNVRASTSSEKNYFIGRFVTGLPGFSKKKNAENKWSLLKEGIHGRQITDTLREKFKNKPWLLEDETGQFQYQGHLEGSQSATYYLLMMSGKEFVAIPAGSWYNFNKVAHYKQLTLEEAEEKMKNRRKTADGYERWMMKAAHNGAAAFGEVEKPDDKDGVSAGGRGGRKKANGDDDEGNVSDKGEEDEEEEAGRKSRLGLNKGGGDDDEEGPRGGDLDMDDDDIEKGDDWEHEEIFTDDDEAVAIDPEEREDLAPEVPAPPEIKQDEEDEDEENEEGGLSKSGKELKKLLGKANGLNESDAEDDDDDDDMDDDISPVLAPKQKDAVPKEEPADNSPAKPTPPGSAKGTPSTSKSAKGKRKLNADDAKTSNGAPVKKVKTENEVKPTVKEESSPATKGTATPKIMPSSSKTGPTSGPTGPVTEEEIRAVLLQNGPVTTQDLVARFKSRLRTPEDKKAFADILRRISKIQKTSGSNFVVLRDKR from the exons ATGTCGTTCGATCTTCAGTTACAGCCGTCGTGTAGTGGCTGTGGCAGCACCACAGATTTGTACGGAAGCAATTGCAAGCATATGACGTTGTGCTTGACTTGTGGCAAAACAATGGCGGAGAATCGCGGCAAATGCTTTGATTGTGGCGCTATCGTTACTCGCCTGATTCGA GAGTATAATGTGAGGGCGAGTACGAGTAGcgaaaagaattattttataggAAGATTTGTGACCGGATTGCCAGGTTtttcgaagaaaaaaaatgccgAGAATAAATGGTCTTTGCTGAAAGAAGGAATTCATGGTCGCCAAATTACTGATACTTTGCGG GAGAAGTTTAAGAATAAGCCATGGCTTTTGGAGGATGAAACTGGGCAGTTTCAGTATCAGGGTCATCTTGAAGGGTCGCAATCGGCGACTTATTATCTGTTGATGATGTCTGGGAAAGAGTTTGTTGCTATTCCTGCTGGTTCTTG GTACAACTTTAACAAGGTTGCGCACTATAAGCAACTTACCTTGGAGGAAGCggaagagaagatgaagaatAGGAGGAAGACTGCAGATGGATATGAAAGGTGGATGATGAAAGCTGCACATAATGGAGCTGCTGCATTTGGTGAGGTGGAGAAGCCAGATGATAAGGATGGTGTTTCAGCTGGTGGAAGGGGAGGTCGGAAAAAAGCAAacggtgatgatgatgagggCAATGTGTCTGACAAGGGAGAGGAAGACGAGGAGGAAGAGGCGGGAAGGAAGAGTAGGCTTGGACTCAATAAAGggggtggtgatgatgatgaagaaggtCCAAGAGGAGGTGATCTTGAtatggatgatgatgatattgagAAGG gcGATGATTGGGAGCACGAAGAAATTTTCACTGATGATGATGAAGCTGTTGCCATTGATCCTGAGGAACGGGAAGATTTAGCCCCTGAAGTTCCTGCTCCTCCTGAAATCAAGCAG GATGAAGAGGACGAGGATGAGGAGAATGAGGAGGGAGGACTGAGCAAATCTGGGAAAGAGTTGAAGAAGCTACTTGGGAAAGCAAATGGTCTGAACGAGTCAGATgcagaagatgatgatgacgatgatgac ATGGATGATGATATTTCTCCTGTACTGGCTCCAAAGCAGAAGGATGCTGTGCCAAAGGAGGAACCTGCTGACAATAGTCCTGCAAAACCAACGCCACCTGGTTCTGCTAAGGGAACCCCTTCTACCTCCAAGTCAGCTAAGGGGAAAAGAAAACTGAATGCTGATGATGCAAAAACTTCTAATGGTGCACCTGTGAAGAAGGTGAAGACAGAAAAT GAAGTAAAACCTACCGTGAAAGAAGAAAGCTCTCCTGCTACTAAAGGTACTGCAACTCCTAAAATAATGCCATCATCGTCAAAAACCGGGCCAACATCAGGGCCAACTGGCCCTGTCACCGAGGAAGAGATTAGGGCTGTTTTGTTGCAAAATGGACCCGTAACTACACAGGATCTGGTGGCTAGGTTTAAATCACGACTAAGGACTCCTGAG GACAAGAAGGCTTTTGCGGATATTCTAAGGAGAATTTCTAAGATTCAGAAGACCAGTGGATCTAACTTTGTTGTGTTGAGGGACAAACGATAA